One Thalassophryne amazonica chromosome 10, fThaAma1.1, whole genome shotgun sequence genomic region harbors:
- the LOC117518974 gene encoding spindlin-1-like, with protein sequence MSKKRGRKRSSGELNDVLTPDPNGILGVRIQHNWREKGNQSKWKGTVLDRLSVNPSLFMVKYDGFDCVYGIELFKDERVSNLQVLSEKVVNNKIKIPAGAEELVGKAVEHLFEKEDGEKNEWRGMVLSRAPIMTNWYYITYEKDPVLYMYQLWDDYADGDLRILPEAENKHLLPADRKPGEETESLVGKQVEYVTDKGVKRTGLVIYQVPAKPSVYYIKYDDDFHIHVYDLVKTT encoded by the exons AAAACGGAGCAGCGGGGAACTGAATGACGTATTAACCCCTGACCCCAACGGTATTCTGGGAGTCCGCATTCAGCATAACTGGCGTGAGAAGGGGAACCAGAGCAAATGGAAGGGGACCGTGCTAGACAGGCTGAGTGTGAACCCTTCTCTCTTCATGGTGAAATATGATGGTTTTGACTGTGTCTACGGAATTGAGCTCTTCAAGGACGAGAGAGTGTCCAACCTGCAAGTTCTTTCAGAAAAAGTTG TCAACAACAAGATCAAGATTCCTGCAGGGGCTGAGGAGCTGGTGGGAAAAGCTGTGGAGCATCTCTTTGAAAAGGAGGATGGCGAGAAGAATGAGTGGAGAGGCATGGTGCTTTCTCGAGCTCCAATCATGACCAACTGGTATTATATCACTTATGAGAAGGATCCCGTTCTTTACATGTACCAACTTTGGGACGACTATGCTGATGGAGACCTCAGGATTCTGCCGGAAGCAG AAAACAAGCACCTGTTGCCTGCAGACAGGAAGCCGGGAGAAGAGACGGAGAGTCTTGTGGGAAAACAAGTGGAGTACGTTACTGACAAAGGTGTGAAGAGAACAGGCCTGGTAATCTACCAGGTCCCAGCCAAGCCTTCTGTCTACTACATCAAATACGATGATGACTTTCATATCCACGTCTATGACCTGGTCAAAACCACCTAA